One Setaria italica strain Yugu1 chromosome II, Setaria_italica_v2.0, whole genome shotgun sequence DNA segment encodes these proteins:
- the LOC101755898 gene encoding elongation factor 1-delta 1 has product MAVSFANVNSDAGLKKLDEYLLTRSYITGYQASKDDLAVYSSFSAAPSSKYINVARWFSHIDALVRLCGITAEGQGVKVESSAVPSASTPDVADAAAPADDDDDDDVDLFGEETEEEKKAAEERAAAVKASGKKKESGKSSVLLDVKPWDDETDMAKLEEAVRNVKMEGLLWGASKLVPVGYGIKKLQIMLTIVDDLVSVDTLIEDYLCAEPVNEHVQSCDIVAFNKI; this is encoded by the exons ATGGCGGTTTCTTTTGCAAACGTCAACTCCGACGCAGGGCTTAAAAAGCTTGATGAGTACCTTCTCACTCGCAGCTACATCACTGG TTACCAAGCTTCCAAGGATGACTTGGCTGTCTACTCTTCATTTTCTGCGGCCCCCTCATCCAAGTACATCAATGTTGCAAGGTGGTTCAGTCACATTGATGCCCTCGTGAGGCTATG TGGAATAACCGCGGAGGGCCAAGGTGTCAAGGTTGAATCATCTGCTGTTCCATCAGCCTCAACTCCTGATGTTGCTGATGCAGCG GCCCCAgctgatgatgacgacgatgatgatgtcGACCTATTTGGTGAGGAGACTGAAGAGGAGAAAAAGGCTGCTGAAGAGCGTGCTGCGGCTGTTAAGGCTTCtggcaagaagaaagaat CTGGGAAGTCGTCAGTTTTGCTTGATGTGAAGCCATGGGATGATGAGACTGACATGGCCAAGTTGGAGGAAGCAGTAAGGAATGTCAAGATGGAAGGACTGCTCTGGGGTGCAT CCAAGCTTGTCCCAGTTGGGTACGGCATCAAGAAGCTGCAGATCATGTTGACCATTGTTGATGATCTCGTCTCTGTTGACACACTCATCGAGGACTATCTGTGCGCTGAGCCAGTGAACGAGCACGTCCAGAGCTGCGACATTGTTGCCTTCAACAAGATCT